In one Steroidobacteraceae bacterium genomic region, the following are encoded:
- a CDS encoding DUF1223 domain-containing protein — MISARYPAAVLLAALAISAAVGAADAQRFRSGFTQTTLVELYTSEGCSSCPPADRWLSSLVTREGLWRDFIPVAFHVDYWDELGWRDPFASRANSQRQSQHADAEGSSTVYTPGFVVNGREWRGWYAGERTVTGRRLPAGVLELAVQDQQVDVSFEPVTQSGPLQVEVVLLGFGLQSKVTAGENQGRSLRHDFIVLARSSASMVATGGTMTASVRRPRTAMLPTRQAMVAWVSRPGSAAPLQAAGGWLNQQTPGSGAAPHRPAGGEESRLISPRGVGTCVCPPAYRRRRRLQCRNRRNR; from the coding sequence ATGATCTCTGCCCGTTACCCGGCCGCGGTGCTCCTTGCTGCCCTGGCAATCAGCGCCGCCGTCGGGGCGGCGGATGCACAACGCTTTCGTAGCGGCTTCACGCAAACGACGCTGGTCGAACTCTACACGTCCGAAGGTTGCAGCAGCTGTCCGCCGGCGGATCGCTGGTTGAGTTCGCTCGTCACGCGAGAAGGTCTGTGGCGCGATTTCATTCCGGTCGCGTTTCACGTCGATTACTGGGACGAACTCGGCTGGCGCGATCCGTTCGCGAGCCGTGCCAACAGCCAGCGCCAATCGCAACATGCCGATGCAGAGGGCTCCAGCACCGTCTATACGCCGGGCTTCGTGGTGAACGGCCGCGAATGGCGTGGCTGGTACGCCGGCGAGCGCACTGTCACCGGGCGTCGCCTCCCGGCGGGCGTGCTGGAACTCGCCGTGCAGGATCAGCAGGTCGATGTCAGCTTCGAGCCGGTCACGCAGTCGGGCCCGCTGCAAGTCGAGGTCGTGCTGCTCGGTTTTGGCCTGCAGAGCAAGGTGACTGCCGGGGAGAATCAAGGCCGGAGCTTGCGGCACGATTTCATCGTGTTGGCACGCAGCAGCGCATCGATGGTGGCGACCGGCGGCACCATGACGGCGAGCGTGCGTCGACCGCGAACGGCCATGTTGCCGACTCGGCAGGCGATGGTGGCATGGGTGAGCAGGCCTGGCTCGGCTGCGCCACTTCAGGCTGCCGGCGGCTGGTTAAACCAGCAGACACCGGGCAGCGGCGCCGCGCCACACCGACCGGCCGGTGGCGAAGAATCGCGTTTGATCAGCCCGCGAGGCGTCGGTACGTGCGTTTGCCCGCCGGCGTATCGCCGTCGTCGTCGACTCCAATGTCGTAATCGTCGAAATCGCTGA
- a CDS encoding MFS transporter, with amino-acid sequence MRTTLGATWTLLLGMALLMLGGGLQGTLVALRATLEGYSTLVTGLILAAYYVGYVAGSAAAPRLVRDVGHIRVFAAFCALAAVVVLSMTFLIAAPLWIALRFVSGFCFAGLYVVAESWLNDQSSATQRGALLAVYMLICFGGQGLGQLLLNLADPASVELFMLVAILIALALVPMALASRTAPAPRAAVAVRVTELYRMSPLGVVGVTMSGAISGCLFSLGAVYVARLGFDAAEVASFMAAAILAACLTQLPVGRLSDRVDRRFVLVAACVLSAAAALSAAQDIARGGAWLLPLIGIYGGFSLTLYALNLAHINDQLSDAQMLSASGTIVLLNGAGAAVGPVLVAAIMQKAGNGSFLYLLAAMHISLAAFSLYRIVRRAPVPAPQKSPFVSTPPGTSSSGELFASASHPHQSPTATADEDS; translated from the coding sequence ATGCGCACGACGCTGGGAGCCACCTGGACGCTTTTGCTCGGCATGGCATTGCTGATGCTGGGCGGGGGCCTGCAAGGCACGCTCGTCGCCTTGCGCGCGACCCTCGAGGGCTATTCGACGCTGGTGACGGGGCTGATCCTCGCCGCCTATTACGTCGGCTATGTCGCCGGCTCGGCCGCGGCGCCGCGCCTCGTGCGCGATGTCGGCCATATTCGCGTGTTCGCCGCATTCTGCGCGCTTGCGGCTGTGGTCGTCCTGTCGATGACTTTCCTGATTGCCGCGCCATTGTGGATAGCGCTGCGGTTCGTCTCCGGGTTCTGCTTCGCCGGCTTGTACGTGGTGGCCGAGAGCTGGCTCAATGACCAGTCGAGCGCGACGCAGCGCGGCGCGCTGCTCGCGGTTTACATGCTCATCTGCTTCGGCGGCCAGGGCCTCGGCCAGTTGTTGCTGAATCTCGCGGATCCGGCAAGTGTCGAGTTGTTCATGCTGGTTGCCATCCTGATCGCGCTCGCGCTGGTGCCCATGGCACTCGCTTCGCGTACAGCGCCCGCGCCGCGCGCCGCCGTGGCCGTGCGTGTGACAGAGCTCTACAGGATGTCGCCCCTCGGTGTCGTCGGCGTCACGATGTCGGGCGCGATTTCCGGCTGCCTGTTCTCGCTCGGGGCGGTCTACGTGGCAAGGCTCGGATTTGATGCCGCCGAGGTGGCGAGTTTCATGGCGGCGGCGATTCTCGCGGCCTGCCTCACGCAACTGCCGGTCGGTCGCCTCTCCGACCGCGTCGATCGCCGATTCGTGCTGGTTGCCGCCTGCGTCCTCTCGGCGGCGGCGGCGCTGTCTGCGGCCCAGGACATTGCACGCGGCGGGGCGTGGTTGCTGCCGCTGATCGGTATCTACGGCGGGTTCAGCCTGACGCTCTATGCGCTCAACCTTGCCCATATCAACGATCAACTGAGTGATGCGCAGATGCTGAGCGCAAGCGGCACGATCGTGCTGCTGAACGGCGCGGGCGCGGCGGTTGGGCCGGTCCTTGTTGCTGCGATCATGCAAAAGGCAGGCAATGGATCGTTCCTGTACCTGCTGGCCGCAATGCACATCTCGCTCGCAGCTTTCTCCCTGTATCGCATCGTGCGCCGTGCGCCCGTACCTGCGCCCCAGAAATCGCCCTTTGTCAGTACGCCGCCGGGCACGAGTTCGAGTGGTGAACTGTTCGCGAGCGCAAGCCATCCGCACCAGTCGCCGACCGCTACCGCGGACGAGGATTCGTAG
- a CDS encoding error-prone DNA polymerase, whose amino-acid sequence MMRAAAPAYAELHCLTNFTFLRGASRPEELVCRARELGYRALAITDECSVAGVVRAHTATREHALPLIIGAEFTLDCGTRLVALAENRRGYGRLCRLITRGRRAADKGSYRLTRADVVEWLHDCVLLWLPPASAISGAAEAQAMEQAMWIKTHFDGAAWLAVELLCDGTDALRARRLERLGAQLGLPIVASGDVHMHRRERRRLQDALTAIRLGTTLGGAGTALYANGERYLRERERLLRIYPRDWLAATVAIAERCHFSLDELRYEYPREVTPAGETPASYLRRITYEGAERRWPQGMAPKVRALIEHELALIADLGYEPYFLTVYDVVSFARGQGILCQGRGSAANSTVCYALGITEVDPARMSMLVERFISRERNEPPDIDIDFEHERREEVIQYVYRKYGRERTALTATVISYRARSALRDLGKVLGFDPLQSEKLASTMQWWHEGIDASRIRDVGFDPDNPRVQLLLELAGELQGFPRHLSQHVGGFVISEGLLEELVPIENAAMPERTVIQWDKDDLDDLGLLKVDLLGLGMLSAIRRALDLISGWRGQPFTMADVPPECPLTYEMISQGDTTGVFQIESRAQMAMLPRLKPRNYYDLVIEVAIIRPGPIQGDMVHPYLRRRNGEEAVDYPSEAVKDVLKRTLGVPIFQEQVMQLAIVAAGFTPGEADRLRRAMAAWKRRGGLGPFEERLINGMRERGYDEQFARQIFQQILGFGEYGFPESHAASFALLVYVSAWLKCHEPAAFTAALLNSQPMGFYAPAQLVRAAAHAGVEILPVCVTASDADARLERGSADAQGRPALRLGLRLVKSLSGVAMQRIMAARAHAGFASVADLARRAVLERGDLEALAAAGALSRLTGHRHLAFWDVAGTERELPLAPVAVADAARPLLSRPTEAENIVADYRALGLTLGRHPMALLRERLQRQRIVTAAQLGDLNNGRSVRVAGIVITRQRPASASGVTFVTLEDETGHVNLIVWESVGQAQRRALLESRLMEVHGELQREGIVTHVIAARLLNRTAWLGRLATRSRDFH is encoded by the coding sequence ATGATGCGCGCCGCTGCACCGGCTTATGCCGAACTGCACTGCCTCACGAACTTCACCTTCCTGCGCGGTGCATCGCGGCCCGAGGAGCTGGTCTGTCGCGCCCGGGAACTCGGCTACCGCGCACTGGCCATCACCGACGAGTGTTCGGTGGCGGGCGTGGTACGTGCGCACACGGCGACCAGGGAGCACGCACTGCCGCTGATCATCGGCGCCGAGTTCACGCTCGATTGCGGTACCCGTCTGGTCGCCCTTGCGGAGAATCGGCGCGGCTATGGTCGTCTGTGCCGTTTGATCACCCGCGGCCGCCGCGCTGCCGACAAAGGCAGCTACCGGCTCACGCGCGCAGACGTTGTCGAATGGCTGCACGATTGCGTGCTGCTCTGGTTGCCTCCAGCGAGTGCGATTTCGGGTGCTGCCGAGGCGCAGGCCATGGAGCAGGCGATGTGGATCAAGACCCATTTCGACGGCGCGGCCTGGCTCGCCGTCGAGCTGTTGTGCGATGGCACTGATGCGCTGCGCGCGCGCCGCCTCGAGCGACTCGGCGCGCAGCTGGGCTTGCCGATCGTCGCCAGTGGCGATGTGCATATGCATCGGCGTGAGCGCCGTCGTTTGCAGGATGCACTGACGGCGATCCGCCTCGGCACGACCCTCGGCGGGGCGGGCACGGCGCTGTATGCCAATGGCGAGCGCTATCTGCGCGAGCGCGAACGGCTCCTGCGCATCTATCCGCGCGACTGGCTCGCGGCCACGGTTGCCATTGCCGAGCGCTGCCATTTCTCGCTCGACGAACTGCGCTACGAGTATCCACGTGAAGTCACCCCCGCGGGCGAGACACCCGCCAGTTATCTGCGCCGCATCACCTACGAAGGCGCCGAGCGACGCTGGCCGCAGGGCATGGCGCCGAAAGTGCGCGCATTGATCGAACACGAACTCGCGCTCATCGCCGATCTCGGCTACGAACCCTACTTCCTCACTGTCTACGATGTGGTCAGTTTCGCGCGTGGCCAGGGTATTTTGTGCCAGGGACGCGGGTCGGCCGCCAATTCGACCGTGTGCTATGCGCTTGGCATCACCGAAGTCGATCCGGCGCGCATGTCCATGCTGGTCGAGCGCTTCATATCGCGCGAGCGCAACGAACCACCCGATATCGACATCGACTTCGAGCACGAGCGGCGCGAAGAAGTCATCCAGTATGTTTACCGCAAATACGGTCGGGAGCGCACGGCGCTCACGGCCACCGTCATCAGCTACCGCGCGCGCAGCGCGCTGCGCGACCTCGGCAAGGTGCTGGGATTCGATCCGCTGCAGAGCGAGAAGCTCGCGAGCACCATGCAATGGTGGCACGAGGGGATCGATGCGAGTCGTATCCGCGACGTCGGTTTCGATCCCGACAACCCGCGGGTGCAGCTGCTACTTGAGCTGGCGGGCGAGTTGCAAGGCTTTCCGCGCCATTTGTCGCAGCACGTGGGCGGTTTCGTCATCAGCGAAGGGCTGCTCGAGGAGCTGGTGCCCATCGAGAACGCGGCCATGCCCGAGAGAACCGTCATCCAGTGGGACAAGGACGACCTCGATGATCTCGGTCTGCTCAAGGTCGACCTGCTGGGGCTCGGCATGCTGAGTGCAATCCGCCGCGCACTCGACCTCATCTCGGGTTGGCGCGGCCAGCCATTTACCATGGCCGATGTCCCGCCCGAATGTCCGCTCACCTACGAGATGATCTCGCAAGGCGATACCACCGGGGTCTTTCAGATCGAATCGCGCGCGCAGATGGCGATGCTGCCGCGCCTCAAGCCGCGCAACTACTACGACCTCGTGATCGAGGTTGCGATCATCCGCCCGGGCCCGATCCAGGGCGACATGGTCCACCCCTATCTGCGGCGGCGCAACGGCGAGGAGGCTGTCGATTATCCCAGCGAAGCGGTCAAGGATGTGCTCAAGCGCACCCTCGGCGTGCCTATTTTCCAGGAGCAGGTCATGCAGCTCGCCATTGTCGCAGCGGGTTTCACTCCGGGTGAGGCAGATCGCCTGCGTCGCGCCATGGCGGCCTGGAAGCGCCGCGGGGGTCTCGGGCCGTTCGAAGAGCGATTGATCAATGGCATGCGCGAGCGCGGCTATGACGAGCAGTTCGCCCGGCAGATCTTTCAGCAGATCCTTGGTTTTGGCGAATACGGATTTCCAGAATCGCACGCCGCGAGCTTCGCCTTGCTGGTCTATGTGTCCGCCTGGCTCAAATGTCACGAACCGGCGGCGTTCACGGCGGCGCTGCTCAACAGTCAACCGATGGGTTTCTATGCGCCGGCACAGCTGGTGCGTGCCGCGGCCCATGCCGGCGTCGAGATCCTGCCGGTCTGTGTCACGGCGAGCGATGCCGACGCACGGCTCGAGCGCGGCAGCGCTGATGCGCAAGGCAGGCCTGCGTTGCGACTCGGCCTGCGACTGGTGAAGTCACTGTCCGGCGTTGCCATGCAGCGCATCATGGCGGCGCGTGCGCACGCGGGCTTTGCCTCCGTGGCCGATCTCGCGCGGCGGGCGGTGCTCGAGCGCGGCGATCTCGAGGCGCTCGCCGCCGCCGGCGCGCTGTCGCGGCTGACCGGGCATCGCCATCTGGCTTTCTGGGACGTGGCGGGTACCGAGCGCGAGTTGCCGCTTGCGCCGGTCGCGGTCGCAGATGCAGCGCGGCCGCTGCTCAGCCGACCGACGGAGGCTGAGAATATCGTTGCCGATTATCGCGCTCTCGGCCTGACGCTCGGGCGTCATCCCATGGCCCTGTTGCGCGAACGGCTGCAACGCCAGCGCATCGTCACTGCGGCGCAACTGGGTGATTTGAACAATGGCAGGTCGGTGCGCGTTGCCGGCATCGTCATCACCCGGCAGCGGCCCGCGAGCGCAAGCGGAGTCACGTTTGTCACGCTCGAGGACGAGACCGGTCATGTCAACCTGATCGTCTGGGAGAGCGTGGGCCAGGCGCAACGGCGCGCGCTGCTCGAGTCGCGGCTGATGGAGGTACATGGCGAGCTGCAGCGCGAGGGTATCGTCACGCATGTGATCGCCGCCAGGTTGCTCAATCGCACCGCCTGGCTCGGTCGGCTGGCCACCCGTTCGCGCGATTTTCACTGA
- a CDS encoding DNA polymerase Y family protein, producing the protein MKQTLLCAPHTSSLPAPTTPAITVVEQTQRTAIASQLWMALHIPAVALQAVAIATDDSPLVVVAIEQRVQRVLHANSKARQAGIAPGMGLNAALALQADLRVCERDPARERALLERLAACMLQFSPRVSLEPPDAVLLEVKGSLRLFGGAAVLCRQIALACEDAGIAVTQALTPQALAALICARAGVGAHITDPGQLRGQLAKLPLGALRWPDDELARLANMGVHRLGELLRLPRAGFAQRFGPARLRMLDELAGKVAAPRRTFITAERFHGRVELDHELTSSAQIRLALQPLLWQLEDFLRQRQSALNQLQLRLSHRARPATSLRLTLTTTEFAAAQLDFLFGEHLARLQLPAAVTGLQLRTGPLLPMTTSSASLWRRGEHGGSADRELPAFIERLRARLGVEAVHGLCLVPEHRPEAAWRVAEPVLSPLASASVPTSYPSETSMYRRPLWLLGEPQRLDTREGRPCYGETLQLSSGPERIESGWWDGRDIARDYYLACNAAGMSLWVYRERSPPHAWYLHGVFA; encoded by the coding sequence GTGAAACAGACTTTGCTGTGCGCCCCGCACACCTCGTCGTTACCGGCTCCGACGACCCCGGCCATTACCGTCGTCGAACAAACCCAGCGTACCGCGATCGCATCGCAGTTGTGGATGGCGCTGCACATTCCTGCAGTCGCACTGCAGGCAGTGGCAATTGCAACTGACGATTCACCTCTCGTTGTCGTCGCCATCGAACAGCGTGTGCAGCGGGTACTCCACGCCAATAGCAAGGCGCGGCAGGCGGGAATCGCGCCTGGCATGGGGCTCAATGCCGCGCTTGCGCTGCAGGCAGACCTGCGCGTGTGCGAGCGCGACCCGGCACGGGAGCGGGCACTGCTCGAGCGACTCGCGGCGTGCATGCTGCAGTTCTCGCCGCGGGTCAGCCTCGAGCCGCCGGATGCGGTGCTGCTCGAGGTCAAGGGCAGTCTGCGCCTGTTCGGTGGCGCAGCGGTGCTGTGTCGGCAGATTGCATTGGCTTGCGAGGATGCGGGTATCGCCGTCACCCAGGCGTTGACGCCGCAGGCCCTGGCGGCACTGATCTGCGCCCGCGCGGGTGTTGGTGCGCACATCACCGACCCTGGGCAACTCCGGGGACAACTGGCCAAGCTGCCGCTCGGGGCATTGCGCTGGCCGGACGATGAGCTTGCGCGTCTGGCGAACATGGGCGTGCATCGCCTCGGTGAATTGCTGCGTTTGCCGCGCGCCGGTTTTGCGCAGCGTTTCGGTCCTGCGCGATTGCGCATGCTCGATGAGCTTGCCGGCAAGGTAGCCGCACCGCGCCGCACATTCATCACCGCAGAGCGCTTTCACGGCCGTGTCGAGCTGGATCACGAGCTGACCAGCAGCGCACAGATTCGTCTGGCGCTGCAGCCACTGCTATGGCAGCTCGAGGATTTCCTGCGCCAGCGCCAGTCGGCGCTCAATCAATTGCAGCTGCGCCTGTCGCATCGTGCACGACCGGCAACGAGCTTGCGATTGACTCTCACTACAACCGAGTTCGCCGCCGCACAATTGGATTTCCTGTTCGGAGAACATCTGGCGCGATTGCAGCTGCCGGCGGCCGTTACAGGGTTGCAGCTGCGCACGGGGCCGCTCTTGCCCATGACCACCAGCAGCGCATCGCTGTGGCGACGGGGCGAGCATGGCGGCAGCGCCGACCGGGAGTTGCCGGCTTTCATCGAGCGTCTGCGTGCGCGCCTTGGCGTCGAGGCAGTCCATGGCTTGTGCCTGGTGCCGGAACATCGGCCGGAAGCGGCCTGGCGCGTTGCGGAGCCCGTCCTCTCGCCATTGGCCAGTGCTTCGGTGCCGACTTCATATCCGTCCGAGACGTCGATGTACCGGCGGCCACTGTGGTTGCTGGGCGAGCCGCAGCGGCTCGATACCCGCGAGGGCCGGCCTTGCTACGGTGAGACTCTGCAATTGTCGTCCGGGCCTGAACGAATCGAGAGCGGCTGGTGGGATGGCCGCGATATCGCACGCGACTATTACCTTGCGTGTAATGCGGCGGGCATGAGCTTGTGGGTTTATCGCGAGCGTTCACCGCCCCATGCCTGGTATCTGCATGGTGTGTTTGCCTAG
- the imuA gene encoding translesion DNA synthesis-associated protein ImuA, whose protein sequence is MSKDSLRESLKEPRLAQLLMHPAIWRGRSSAAIPCFSSGFQLLDTGLPGGGWPQTGLVEILTPYHGLGELRLLMPMLAQASHAEPARWITWIAPPFEPYAPALVAHGLALARQLIVRTETALWAMEQALGGGACTVALTWVRRASPRSIRRLQIASERGQTLGFVFRALSSARESSAAQLRLILNPRPGGLRVTLHKSRGGTRAPIDIDWPSGHG, encoded by the coding sequence ATGTCCAAGGATTCTCTCAGGGAGTCACTCAAGGAGCCTCGTCTCGCACAGTTGCTGATGCACCCCGCCATCTGGCGCGGTCGCAGCAGTGCCGCCATCCCCTGTTTCAGCAGCGGCTTCCAGTTGCTCGATACCGGTCTGCCCGGAGGGGGCTGGCCACAAACCGGTCTGGTCGAGATTCTCACGCCATATCACGGCCTGGGTGAATTGCGACTGTTGATGCCCATGCTGGCGCAGGCCAGCCACGCCGAGCCCGCTCGCTGGATCACCTGGATTGCACCACCCTTCGAACCCTATGCACCCGCCCTCGTTGCACATGGCCTGGCGCTGGCGCGGCAGCTCATCGTGCGCACCGAGACGGCACTGTGGGCCATGGAGCAGGCGCTCGGCGGCGGTGCCTGCACGGTGGCCTTGACCTGGGTGCGCCGCGCCAGTCCGCGCAGCATCCGCCGTCTGCAGATCGCCAGCGAGCGCGGCCAGACGCTCGGTTTCGTGTTTCGTGCGCTATCAAGCGCACGCGAGTCATCGGCGGCGCAACTGCGGCTGATCCTCAACCCGCGTCCGGGCGGCTTGCGCGTCACGCTGCACAAGAGTCGTGGCGGCACGCGTGCGCCCATCGATATCGATTGGCCATCCGGTCATGGCTGA